A stretch of Paracoccus sp. MA DNA encodes these proteins:
- a CDS encoding SMP-30/gluconolactonase/LRE family protein, which translates to MSARVFDPRICALGEGAFWHPLRAQPFWFDILGRRMLSRQNGAGLEWRFDEMVSAAGWIDRDRLLIASETALIRFDLRNGRQERLVALEADRPGNRSNDGRADPFGGFWIGTMARDGGAGKGAIYRYLGGELRLLRGNMSIPNAICFSPDGRLAYFADTAAQTVWSQELDEGGWPCAEPRVFLDLTGTDQFPDGAVTDAQGRFWNARWGSGTVACHAPDGRLLRRLTLPASQPSCPAFGGPGFAQLIVTSAAENRHGPEDGRTWILDPGVPGRPEPRVGS; encoded by the coding sequence ATGAGCGCACGGGTCTTCGATCCGCGCATCTGCGCCTTGGGCGAAGGCGCCTTCTGGCACCCGCTACGCGCCCAGCCTTTCTGGTTCGACATCCTCGGCCGCAGGATGCTGTCGCGGCAAAACGGGGCCGGGCTGGAATGGCGCTTCGACGAGATGGTCTCGGCCGCCGGCTGGATCGACCGCGACCGCCTGCTGATCGCCAGCGAGACGGCGCTGATCCGCTTCGACCTGCGCAACGGCCGGCAGGAGCGGCTGGTCGCGCTGGAGGCCGACCGGCCCGGCAACCGCTCGAACGACGGGCGGGCCGATCCCTTCGGCGGCTTCTGGATCGGCACCATGGCGCGCGACGGAGGGGCTGGAAAGGGCGCGATTTATCGCTATCTTGGCGGAGAGTTGCGCCTGTTGCGGGGAAACATGTCCATCCCGAATGCGATCTGCTTTTCTCCCGACGGCCGTCTGGCCTATTTCGCCGACACCGCGGCCCAGACCGTCTGGTCGCAGGAACTGGACGAAGGCGGCTGGCCCTGCGCCGAGCCCCGCGTCTTTCTGGACCTGACCGGCACCGACCAGTTCCCGGACGGCGCCGTCACCGACGCGCAGGGCCGGTTCTGGAACGCGCGCTGGGGCAGCGGCACAGTCGCCTGCCATGCGCCGGACGGCCGCCTGCTTCGCCGCCTGACCCTGCCCGCCAGCCAGCCCAGCTGCCCGGCTTTCGGCGGCCCCGGATTCGCGCAGCTGATCGTGACCAGCGCCGCCGAGAACCGCCACGGCCCCGAGGACGGCCGCACCTGGATTCTGGACCCCGGCGTCCCGGGCCGTCCCGAACCGCGGGTCGGATCATGA
- a CDS encoding GntR family transcriptional regulator has protein sequence MDPASTQPLAAGPPAQTPFAAQLHARLRQRIIRGELPPGTRLSEQEIADQYTLSRQPVREAFIRLAGEGLLEVRPQRGTFVTRIDMDWVLCTRFIRESVESDIVRLAAARAQPQDHRALFAQIARQEAETDPVALAQLDEEFHATLAAIAGKAMVWNHLQQVKMHLDRARHLLTAMTPRDTMLAQHHAVAEAIAAQDADRAERAIRQHLRRVLLDLQGVLQLSPDYFTRTDSLVDTLATEA, from the coding sequence ATGGACCCCGCATCGACCCAGCCCCTTGCCGCCGGCCCGCCGGCGCAGACGCCCTTCGCGGCGCAGCTGCACGCGCGGCTGCGCCAGCGCATCATCCGCGGCGAACTGCCGCCCGGCACCCGCCTCTCTGAACAGGAGATCGCCGACCAATACACGCTGTCGCGCCAGCCGGTGCGCGAGGCTTTCATCCGCCTGGCCGGCGAGGGCCTGCTGGAGGTCCGGCCGCAGCGCGGCACCTTCGTCACCCGCATCGACATGGACTGGGTGCTTTGCACCCGCTTCATCCGCGAATCGGTCGAATCCGACATCGTGCGCCTGGCCGCGGCGCGGGCGCAGCCGCAGGATCATCGCGCGCTCTTTGCCCAGATCGCCCGGCAGGAAGCCGAAACCGACCCGGTCGCCCTGGCCCAGCTGGACGAGGAATTCCACGCCACCCTGGCCGCGATCGCCGGCAAGGCCATGGTCTGGAACCACCTGCAGCAGGTCAAGATGCACCTGGACCGCGCCCGCCACCTGCTGACCGCGATGACGCCCAGGGACACGATGCTGGCCCAGCATCACGCCGTGGCCGAGGCCATCGCCGCCCAGGACGCCGACCGGGCCGAGAGGGCGATCCGCCAGCACCTGCGCCGGGTGCTGCTGGACCTGCAGGGCGTGCTGCAGCTGTCGCCCGACTACTTCACCCGCACCGATTCGCTCGTCGACACGCTCGCCACCGAAGCCTGA
- a CDS encoding 2-dehydro-3-deoxy-6-phosphogalactonate aldolase — translation MTEPIIAILRGLTPAEALPVGRALLEAGIDRIEVPLNSPQPLDSIRLMATALAGQATIGAGTVLTAEQVAQVEDAGGRMIVSPNADPAVIRETRARGLESWPGVYTATECFAAIAAGATGLKLFPADQAGPGMLKALRAVLPQDLPVYAVGGAGPENFAEWLQAGAQGFGIGSALYRPGDAPETVAARARAIVAALRACA, via the coding sequence ATGACCGAGCCCATCATCGCCATCCTGCGCGGCCTGACCCCGGCCGAGGCCCTGCCCGTCGGCCGCGCGCTGCTCGAGGCCGGCATCGACCGCATCGAGGTGCCGCTGAACTCGCCCCAGCCGCTGGACAGCATCCGGCTGATGGCGACCGCGCTGGCCGGACAGGCGACCATCGGCGCGGGAACGGTGCTGACGGCGGAACAGGTCGCCCAGGTCGAGGATGCCGGCGGGCGGATGATCGTCTCTCCCAATGCCGACCCGGCGGTGATCCGCGAGACGCGGGCGCGCGGCCTGGAATCCTGGCCCGGCGTCTATACCGCCACGGAATGCTTTGCCGCCATCGCCGCCGGCGCCACCGGGCTGAAGCTGTTTCCCGCCGACCAGGCCGGCCCGGGCATGCTGAAGGCGCTGCGCGCCGTGCTGCCGCAAGACCTGCCCGTCTATGCCGTCGGCGGCGCCGGCCCGGAAAATTTCGCCGAATGGCTGCAGGCCGGCGCGCAGGGCTTCGGCATCGGCAGCGCGCTTTATCGCCCCGGCGACGCCCCCGAGACGGTCGCCGCCCGCGCGCGCGCGATCGTGGCGGCGCTGCGGGCCTGCGCATGA
- a CDS encoding SDR family oxidoreductase → MKTILITGGGSGIGRLTARRFLQAGWRVGLVGRREAALAETADGHPQALVLPCDVTVPEAVDAAFARAAAEWGRLDVLFNNAGAILISRLIDEISWEEWQGVARVNIDGMFLCARAAFRQMRRQQPMGGRIINNGSIAAEAPRPGSVPYTVSKHAVTGLTRTLALDGRPYNIACGQIDAGNAATEMISTVGTVGAPQADGSIRTEPLMDAATVAEAVLHMASLPEGANVLHMTVMATNMPFVGRG, encoded by the coding sequence ATGAAGACGATCCTGATCACCGGCGGCGGCAGCGGCATCGGCCGGCTGACCGCCCGTCGGTTCCTTCAGGCCGGCTGGCGGGTCGGGCTGGTCGGCCGGCGCGAGGCGGCGCTGGCCGAGACCGCGGACGGCCATCCGCAGGCGCTGGTGCTGCCCTGCGACGTGACCGTGCCCGAGGCGGTCGATGCGGCCTTTGCCCGCGCCGCGGCCGAATGGGGCCGGCTGGACGTGCTGTTCAACAATGCCGGCGCCATCCTGATCTCGCGCCTGATCGACGAGATTTCCTGGGAGGAGTGGCAGGGCGTGGCGCGGGTGAACATCGACGGCATGTTCCTGTGCGCCCGCGCCGCCTTCCGGCAGATGCGCCGCCAGCAGCCGATGGGCGGGCGGATCATCAACAACGGCTCGATCGCGGCCGAGGCGCCGCGCCCCGGCTCGGTGCCCTATACGGTGTCGAAGCACGCGGTGACCGGGCTGACGCGCACGCTGGCGCTGGACGGGCGGCCCTATAACATCGCCTGCGGCCAGATCGACGCCGGCAATGCCGCGACCGAGATGATCTCGACCGTGGGGACGGTGGGTGCGCCGCAGGCCGACGGCTCGATCAGAACCGAGCCGCTGATGGATGCCGCAACGGTGGCCGAGGCGGTGCTGCACATGGCCAGCCTGCCCGAGGGCGCCAACGTGCTGCACATGACGGTCATGGCGACCAACATGCCCTTCGTGGGGAGGGGCTGA
- a CDS encoding aldose epimerase family protein produces MTVREFGTLPDGQPVMQATISGHGLTASVITLGASLQDLRLAGVEHPLVLGFPRLDPYLDEGRYFGAVVGRCANRIAQGRAVIDGQELQLDRNQDGRHMLHGGSDGCGLRNWMLADHEASSVALADYLPAGHMGFPGAMLIRATWSILPGPLLMLTILATSDDATFCNFAQHSYFNLDGKDTVADHRLTIRAETYLPVDEELIPLGAPAPVQGTHLDFRSPVMLGGRLDGPRIDHNLCVGPGRRTLPRKVAVLQAGGLTMGLRSTEPGLQVYAADHLAPGAAGLGGRPYGRHAGIALESQIWPDAPNHADYPSARLEPGQLYRQTTAMSFHRDPQG; encoded by the coding sequence ATGACGGTCCGGGAATTCGGCACGCTTCCCGACGGCCAGCCGGTCATGCAGGCGACGATCTCGGGCCATGGGCTGACGGCCTCGGTCATCACGCTGGGCGCCTCGTTGCAGGACCTGCGGCTGGCCGGGGTCGAACATCCGCTGGTGCTGGGCTTTCCCCGGCTCGATCCCTATCTGGACGAGGGCCGCTATTTCGGTGCCGTGGTCGGGCGCTGCGCCAACCGCATCGCGCAAGGCCGCGCCGTGATCGACGGGCAGGAGCTGCAGCTCGACCGCAACCAGGACGGCCGCCACATGCTGCATGGCGGCAGCGACGGCTGCGGCCTGCGCAACTGGATGCTGGCCGATCACGAGGCAAGCTCGGTGGCGCTGGCCGATTACCTGCCGGCGGGGCATATGGGCTTTCCCGGCGCCATGCTGATCCGGGCGACCTGGTCCATCCTGCCCGGCCCGCTTCTGATGCTGACCATCCTGGCCACCTCGGACGACGCCACCTTCTGCAATTTCGCCCAGCACAGCTATTTCAACCTCGACGGCAAGGATACGGTGGCGGATCACCGGCTGACCATCCGGGCCGAGACCTACCTGCCGGTGGACGAAGAGCTGATCCCGCTGGGCGCCCCCGCCCCGGTCCAGGGCACGCATCTGGATTTCCGCAGCCCGGTCATGCTGGGCGGGCGGCTGGACGGGCCGCGCATCGACCACAACCTTTGCGTCGGGCCCGGGCGCCGGACCTTGCCGCGCAAGGTGGCCGTGCTGCAGGCGGGCGGGCTGACGATGGGCCTGCGCTCGACCGAGCCGGGGCTGCAGGTCTATGCCGCCGACCATCTCGCCCCCGGCGCGGCCGGGCTGGGCGGGCGGCCCTATGGCCGCCATGCCGGCATCGCGCTGGAATCGCAGATCTGGCCGGATGCGCCCAACCATGCCGATTATCCCTCGGCGCGGCTCGAGCCGGGCCAGCTCTACCGCCAGACCACGGCGATGAGCTTTCACCGCGACCCGCAAGGTTGA
- a CDS encoding 2-dehydro-3-deoxygalactonokinase has translation MTPERSAIDWIAVDWGTTRLRAWAMRGAQPLDARASDRGMGGLSPAEFEPALLDLIGDWLPAAGRMRVVACGMVGARGGWAEAEYRATPCPPLDPRRAIRAPARDPRLDVRILPGLSQAEPPDVMRGEETQIAGFLAENPGFEGSLCLPGTHSKWVRLARDRVEGFRTFLTGELFSLLAGQSVLRLTIGAARPDPDALAEAGAEALADPHAAPSGLFALRAAALLRDLAPERAAGRLSGLLIGAELAAARDFWRNGPTVIVGAPDLARRYEALLLAAGAQACHKDGAALVLAGLAAASRDLPEDT, from the coding sequence GTGACGCCTGAACGATCCGCCATCGACTGGATCGCCGTCGACTGGGGCACGACAAGGCTGCGCGCCTGGGCCATGCGCGGCGCGCAGCCGCTGGACGCCCGCGCCTCGGATCGCGGCATGGGCGGGCTGAGCCCGGCCGAGTTCGAACCGGCGCTGCTCGACCTGATCGGCGACTGGCTGCCCGCGGCGGGCCGGATGCGCGTCGTCGCCTGCGGCATGGTCGGCGCCCGCGGCGGCTGGGCCGAGGCCGAATACCGCGCCACCCCCTGCCCGCCGCTCGACCCGCGCCGCGCCATCCGCGCCCCGGCCCGCGACCCGCGGCTGGATGTCCGCATCCTGCCCGGCCTGTCGCAGGCCGAGCCGCCGGACGTCATGCGCGGCGAGGAAACCCAGATCGCCGGCTTCCTGGCCGAAAACCCCGGTTTCGAGGGCTCGCTCTGCCTGCCCGGCACGCATAGCAAATGGGTCCGGCTGGCGCGGGACCGGGTGGAAGGCTTCCGCACCTTCCTGACCGGAGAGCTCTTCTCGCTGCTCGCCGGGCAGTCGGTGCTGCGGCTGACCATCGGCGCGGCGCGGCCCGACCCGGATGCCCTGGCCGAGGCCGGGGCCGAGGCGCTGGCCGATCCCCATGCCGCGCCATCGGGCCTTTTCGCCCTGCGCGCCGCCGCGCTGCTGCGGGATCTGGCGCCGGAACGGGCGGCCGGGCGGCTCTCGGGCCTGCTGATCGGCGCCGAGCTCGCCGCCGCGCGCGACTTCTGGCGGAATGGCCCGACCGTGATCGTCGGCGCGCCGGATCTGGCGCGGCGTTACGAGGCCCTGCTGCTGGCCGCGGGCGCGCAGGCATGCCACAAGGACGGGGCGGCGCTGGTCCTTGCCGGCCTTGCCGCCGCCAGCCGCGATCTGCCGGAGGACACATGA
- a CDS encoding aldehyde dehydrogenase family protein, with protein sequence MGGLADKRKFYINGQWVAPAAPRDLEVIDPSTEEPVAVISLGDQADTDAAVAAAKAAFPAWSETAPAERLAHVEKILEIYKRRAPDMAAAITAEMGAPQDMSLNDQTAAGSYHIETFIEAFKGFEFIRPLRPDTPTSMVAWEPVGVVGLITPWNWPMNQVTLKVIPALLAGNTVVLKPSEIAPLSSVVFTEIVEEAGLPPGVYNMVNGDGAGVGTQLSVHPDVDMISFTGSTRAGIAITKAAADTVKKVVLELGGKGANLVFADADEKAVTRGARHVFYNSGQSCNAPTRMLVERSFYETAVEQARKVAEETAVASAHQPGRHIGPVVSKQQWDKIQGLIQAGIDEGARLVAGGPGLPEGVNRGYFVRPTVFADVTNDMTIARQEIFGPVLSIIPFDSEEEAVGIANDTVYGLTNYVQTQDGARRNRLARKLRAGMVEMNGQSRARGSAFGGVKASGRAREGGVWGLEEFMDSKQISGWDPEA encoded by the coding sequence ATGGGCGGACTTGCCGACAAGCGGAAATTCTACATCAACGGGCAATGGGTCGCGCCGGCCGCGCCGCGCGACCTCGAGGTGATCGACCCCTCGACCGAGGAGCCGGTGGCGGTGATCAGCCTGGGCGATCAGGCCGATACCGATGCGGCGGTGGCGGCGGCCAAGGCGGCTTTCCCCGCCTGGTCCGAGACCGCGCCGGCCGAGCGGCTGGCCCATGTCGAGAAGATCCTGGAAATCTACAAGCGCCGCGCCCCCGACATGGCCGCCGCCATCACCGCCGAGATGGGCGCGCCGCAGGACATGTCGCTGAACGACCAGACCGCGGCCGGCAGCTATCACATCGAGACCTTCATCGAGGCCTTCAAGGGTTTCGAATTCATCCGCCCGCTGCGCCCGGACACCCCGACCAGCATGGTCGCATGGGAGCCGGTGGGCGTCGTCGGGCTGATCACGCCCTGGAACTGGCCGATGAACCAGGTGACGCTGAAGGTGATCCCGGCGCTGCTGGCCGGCAATACCGTGGTGCTGAAGCCCAGCGAGATCGCGCCGCTGTCCTCGGTCGTCTTCACCGAGATCGTGGAGGAGGCCGGGCTGCCGCCGGGCGTCTACAACATGGTGAACGGCGACGGCGCGGGCGTGGGCACGCAGCTTTCGGTGCATCCCGACGTGGACATGATCAGCTTCACCGGCTCGACCCGCGCCGGCATCGCCATCACCAAGGCCGCGGCCGACACGGTCAAGAAGGTGGTGCTGGAACTGGGCGGCAAGGGCGCGAACCTGGTCTTTGCCGATGCCGACGAGAAGGCGGTGACGCGCGGGGCGCGGCATGTGTTTTACAACTCGGGGCAGTCCTGCAACGCGCCGACGCGGATGCTGGTCGAGCGGTCCTTCTACGAGACCGCCGTCGAGCAGGCCAGGAAGGTGGCCGAAGAGACCGCGGTGGCAAGCGCCCACCAGCCGGGGCGGCATATCGGCCCGGTGGTCAGCAAGCAGCAATGGGACAAGATCCAGGGCCTGATCCAGGCGGGCATCGACGAGGGCGCCCGGCTGGTCGCCGGCGGTCCCGGCCTGCCCGAGGGCGTCAATCGCGGCTATTTCGTGCGCCCGACGGTCTTTGCCGACGTCACCAACGACATGACCATCGCCCGGCAGGAGATCTTCGGCCCGGTCCTGTCGATCATCCCCTTCGACAGCGAGGAGGAGGCGGTCGGGATCGCCAACGACACCGTCTATGGCCTGACCAACTACGTCCAGACCCAGGACGGCGCCCGGCGCAACCGGCTGGCGCGCAAGCTGCGCGCCGGCATGGTCGAGATGAACGGGCAGTCGCGGGCCAGGGGCTCGGCCTTCGGCGGCGTGAAGGCCTCGGGTCGCGCGCGCGAGGGCGGCGTCTGGGGGCTCGAGGAGTTCATGGACAGCAAGCAGATCAGCGGCTGGGACCCGGAAGCCTGA
- a CDS encoding 2-hydroxyacid dehydrogenase has translation MNTVLAVGPYSDSDAAALRDAFAAVQVADLAALRDLPAEERAGIRAMAFCGHEALDGAAMDLLPGLEVIANYGVGYDAIDIDAATARGIVVTNTPDVLNDDVADLAVALLLAEARRIVPAEAWLRAGHWAEGGEFPLARKLTGRRVGILGLGRIGREIAARLAAFKCEIHYFSRQPKQAPGWVWHDSPLALAEAVQDLVVSTVGGEQTRGLVDAQVIAALGPDGVIVNISRGSVIDEEALIAALEQGRLRGAGLDVFRGEPRVDPRLVALGNVVLLPHVGSATVETRAAMGALQRQNLRAVLDGRPAVTPVNRL, from the coding sequence ATGAACACGGTCCTGGCGGTCGGTCCCTATTCCGACAGCGATGCGGCGGCGCTGCGCGATGCGTTCGCGGCGGTGCAGGTTGCGGATCTGGCGGCGCTGCGCGACCTGCCGGCCGAGGAACGCGCCGGGATCCGGGCCATGGCCTTTTGCGGGCACGAGGCGCTGGACGGCGCGGCGATGGACCTGCTGCCGGGGCTGGAGGTGATCGCGAATTACGGCGTCGGCTATGACGCCATCGATATCGACGCTGCCACGGCCCGCGGCATCGTGGTGACCAATACCCCCGATGTGCTGAACGACGACGTGGCCGATCTGGCGGTGGCGCTGCTGCTGGCCGAGGCGCGGCGGATCGTGCCGGCGGAAGCCTGGCTGCGCGCCGGGCATTGGGCCGAGGGCGGCGAGTTTCCGCTGGCGCGCAAGCTGACCGGGCGGCGCGTCGGCATCCTGGGCCTGGGCCGCATCGGGCGCGAGATCGCCGCGCGGCTGGCGGCGTTCAAATGCGAGATTCATTATTTCTCGCGCCAGCCGAAACAGGCGCCGGGATGGGTCTGGCACGACAGTCCGCTGGCCCTGGCTGAGGCGGTGCAGGACCTGGTGGTCTCGACCGTGGGCGGAGAGCAGACGCGGGGGCTGGTCGACGCCCAGGTGATCGCCGCGCTGGGGCCGGACGGGGTGATCGTGAACATCTCGCGCGGCTCGGTGATCGACGAGGAGGCGCTGATCGCCGCTCTGGAGCAAGGGCGGCTGCGCGGCGCCGGTCTGGACGTGTTCCGGGGCGAGCCGCGGGTCGATCCGCGGCTGGTGGCGCTGGGCAATGTGGTGCTGCTGCCGCATGTCGGCTCGGCCACCGTCGAGACTCGGGCGGCGATGGGCGCGTTGCAGCGGCAGAACCTGCGCGCGGTGCTGGACGGCCGGCCTGCGGTCACGCCGGTCAACCGGCTTTGA
- a CDS encoding ureidoglycolate lyase translates to MKLLRYGPAGREKPGLLDGEGRIRDLSAHVADIAGEALGPEGLARIAALDLDGLPIVSGLPRLGPCVGQVPKFVAIGLNYADHAAEAGLPVPAEPVVFNKWTSCISGPDDDVLIPPGAQKTDWEVELGVVIGSRASQVSEAAALEHVAGYCVVNDVSEREWQAERGGTWDKGKGFDTFGPIGPWLVTRDEVPDPQALELWLEVDGQRRQQGSTATMIFGVAELVAYCSRLMTLMPGDVITTGTPPGVGMGARPPVFLKGGEVMRLGIEGLGEQRQRVRRSD, encoded by the coding sequence ATGAAACTTTTGCGCTATGGCCCGGCGGGCCGGGAAAAGCCGGGGCTGCTGGATGGCGAGGGCCGGATCCGCGACCTGTCGGCCCATGTCGCCGACATCGCCGGCGAGGCGCTGGGTCCCGAGGGGCTGGCACGGATCGCGGCGCTGGACCTGGACGGGCTGCCCATCGTCTCGGGCCTGCCTCGGCTGGGGCCCTGCGTGGGCCAGGTGCCGAAATTCGTCGCCATCGGGCTGAACTATGCCGATCACGCCGCCGAGGCCGGGCTGCCGGTGCCGGCCGAGCCGGTGGTGTTCAACAAATGGACCAGCTGCATCAGCGGGCCGGACGACGACGTGCTGATCCCGCCCGGCGCGCAGAAGACCGACTGGGAGGTCGAGCTGGGCGTAGTCATCGGATCGCGCGCCAGCCAGGTTTCCGAGGCGGCGGCGCTGGAGCATGTCGCGGGCTATTGCGTGGTCAACGATGTCAGCGAGCGCGAATGGCAGGCCGAGCGCGGCGGCACCTGGGACAAGGGCAAGGGCTTCGACACCTTCGGGCCGATCGGCCCCTGGCTTGTCACCCGCGACGAGGTGCCCGACCCGCAGGCGCTGGAGCTGTGGCTGGAGGTGGACGGCCAGCGCCGCCAGCAGGGCTCGACCGCGACGATGATCTTCGGCGTGGCCGAGCTGGTCGCCTATTGCTCGCGGCTGATGACGCTGATGCCGGGGGATGTGATCACCACCGGCACGCCGCCCGGCGTCGGCATGGGCGCGCGGCCGCCGGTCTTCCTGAAGGGCGGCGAGGTGATGCGGCTGGGCATCGAGGGGCTGGGCGAGCAGCGCCAGAGGGTGCGGCGCAGCGACTGA
- a CDS encoding peroxiredoxin: protein MSLRINDTAPDFTANSTEGPISFHDWIGDSYAILFSHPRDFTPVCTTEFGTMAQLIPEFEKRNTKVLGVSVDSAEDHGKWKADIEKVAGVPANFAIIDDTDLTVAKAYDMLPADYYLPTEGRTPQHSATVRTVFIIGPDKKVRLTMTYPMSVGRNFAEILRALDAVQKTDGVPLATPANWVPGQDVIVALALDDAAAEAKYGQLDKKLPYLRFAKDPA from the coding sequence ATGTCCCTGCGCATCAACGACACGGCCCCGGACTTCACCGCCAATTCGACAGAGGGCCCGATCAGCTTCCACGACTGGATCGGCGACAGCTATGCCATCCTGTTCTCGCATCCGCGCGATTTCACGCCGGTCTGCACCACCGAATTCGGCACCATGGCCCAGCTGATCCCCGAATTCGAGAAGCGCAACACCAAGGTGCTGGGCGTCTCGGTCGATTCGGCCGAGGACCATGGCAAATGGAAGGCCGATATCGAGAAGGTCGCCGGCGTCCCGGCGAATTTCGCCATCATCGACGACACCGACCTGACGGTCGCCAAGGCCTATGACATGCTGCCGGCCGACTACTACCTGCCGACCGAGGGCCGCACGCCGCAGCATTCCGCCACGGTGCGCACCGTCTTCATCATCGGGCCGGACAAGAAGGTGCGGCTGACGATGACTTATCCGATGTCGGTGGGCCGCAACTTCGCCGAGATCCTGCGGGCGCTGGACGCGGTGCAAAAGACCGACGGCGTGCCGCTGGCCACGCCCGCCAACTGGGTGCCGGGCCAGGACGTGATCGTGGCGCTGGCGCTGGACGACGCGGCGGCCGAGGCGAAATACGGCCAGCTCGACAAGAAGCTGCCCTATCTGCGCTTCGCCAAGGACCCGGCGTAA